tttcctcctctcctgcaggtaTCCCAGCAGCCCCTGGGAGGCCGGTGGCTCAAGAGGCCAGCAGCACGGCGGTGATGATCCACTGGCCGCCTCCAGCTTCCTCTGCTCACTGCGCTGTGAGCAGCTACACTGTGGAGTACAGACAGGAAGGTGTGTGTCCGGTGGATGTGTATGCCGGTTGGCTTTTGGTTTTTGaaacatgcaaatataaaacTTGTGCCTTTTCTCTACACGTTAAGACTCGTTGCTGTGGCAGCAGGTggccagcagcagagaggagtgTCTTCAGATCGACGCTCTGATCCCCGGAGGTCACTATCAGTTCAGAGTGCGAGCTTCCAACCGCTGGGGGGTCGGCCCGCCATCCGAACCCTCCAACATGATCACACTACCCAGCACCAGTAAGTCTGACACACTCAGTTTCCTAATATGCGAGCCAGacatattgtatttatgtttttctgctttCCGAGAATTAATGATAGACAATAGCCATTACCTTTCTTAACATAACTGCCCACCCTGAAGTTAGTTTGAGTTTGGATATGAGTACTGGACccacaaaaacattgaaaaaatctgtattttacGTCAAATTCTGCATTTCTTTTAGACCCATTGACTCCCAATCCATACTAAATATAATGATACTGCACAAGACAAATAAGACTCACTTGTTATTCATGAAATTTCAACAGAAAGCGGTTAACCTTTTAatcttctgctctctctctgagcAGACTCTGGGTATGATGGAACAGGGATCCAGTGGAAAGAAAACTTTGAGACAACCTTCTCTGAAATCTGTGAGATTGGAAGGTAAAGTGTCACAAATTCACTGACTTTCAATTAATGTCCATCACAATATAAGCTTGAATTTGACCTCCGGTGTAGATAGATGTGTGACATGTGTTCCCTTTTAATGAATCCTCTCTTGTTCTTGTTTGGTTTACCAGGGGACGATTTTCAGTGGTGAGAAAATGTCTCAACAAGTCTACAAAGAAAGAGGTTAGTCACCCCAGACAGTGCAATGGTAGCCTGTTGATTggttaatgtaatgtatttcttGTATTTAGTTacaatcacatttatttttattataaatgaaacTTACGGTGGCAGTTTGcccatttttgtgttttcagttgcATGAATCAGTGTTCATTTTCAGTAGATTTTTAGATCGTATGTAATCCAAGTTTGAGTTGTAGTTTCTTCAATGTATTTATGCAGATGTAAggttttgcatttttcagtttgcattgattttcattttcttgtcctgcagtgtgttgtaaaATATAAATTTTATTCTGTCCAGGTTGCGGTTAAATTTGTGAGTAAGAAGATGCAGAAGAAGGAGCAGGTGGCTCATGAGGCCGACGTCCTCCAACATGTGCAGCATCACCAGCTGGTGGCGCTGCTGGACACATACGAGTCCCCCACCTCTCTGATGCTGACCATGGAGCTGTAAGTCTGACTGAGTTAAAGGAACTCCAGCATTAAACTAAAAACATGATTGTGATCAAATTAACTGTAATGTCTTAAGCCCCTGTCCCTTAACACTGCAGTTGTCTTAATATCCTGTGCATCTTTCAGGCTGGAGGACGGGCGTTTGCTCGATTACCTGGTGGCCTGTGATGAGCTGATGGAAGAGAAGGTGGCGTTCTTCATCAGAGAGACACTCGAGGCCCTGCAGCACCTTCACACGTGCAGAGTGGCACACCTGGATCTGAAGGTGAGGACAACATGCTTTATCTGTTCTAatccaaacacacatctgtgcgtcctgggagagggatccctcctctgatgctttgcttcagttttttttcaattgtttccctctcctgcagcCTGAGAACATCATGGTGGATCTCCACTCTTCCACTCCGGGCATTAAGCTCATCGACCTCGGTGATGCCGTCCAACTGTCAGCTCACCGCCGGTATGTCCACCTGTTGCTCGGGAACCCAGAGTTCGCTGCACCTGAACTCATCCGTGGGACACCGGTCTCTGTGGCCACCGACATGTGGAGCGTGGGTGTGCTGGCCTACGTGATGCTCAGTGGCGTTTCCCCGTTCCTGGATGAATCCCCCGAGGAAACCTGCGTGAACATCTGCCGCCTGGACTTCTGCTTCCCGGATGAATACTTCCGAGATGTGAGCCAGGCGGCGAGGGACTTTGTGTCCTCGGTGCTGCAGCAGGATCCCAGGAAGAGGCCAAGcgccacttcctgtctgcagcaCCCGTGGGTGGGCCGCGGCGGTGCACACGGTGGAGAGTACTCCAAGACGCCCCTGGACACGACGCGGTTGGCCACATTTATTGACAGGAGAAAACAGCTGCATGACGTCCGGCCCATCACTAATATCAAAGGGCTGGTGAGCAGCAGCATGGGCAACACACTGTGACCAccagaacaacaacaataacaataccaTATATTTTAAGCATTTAAGTTTATCCtatatttattaatgtgtgcGTGGGAAAGGGATCTGGTGCCTAGATTTGTCATGTAGTGCGAGATTGAATCCTCTTCCAAGGACCAGTCAGACCAAACTTATAATAAGAAGATGAAATAAATGGCTGAAGGATATTTAATTACTGACTAACACTAGATCACCTGATATCAACCATTACACAAGAAGCCGGTTCCAAAAACTAGAATATTCCATAAAACCCAAAGAAAAAACCTAAAAGTTGAGAAAATGAGCATTTAGAAACACACTGTGAGCAAGCATTACGGCAACACGTtagtttatatttgtaatatttatttttacagggAGAGAGTGTATATTGGAGGCAAGTGGAGCCAGTTATGTTAGGAGATAATCTGATCTTGTATCTCTCTCACTTGGATCTGCAGAGAGGTGATGGTGCTGTTGCTCAGGAGCTCTGGGGCAGGGGTCACCCACCAAAGCATTTTCCACCCATGCTCAGATCACATGACTGATTAATAAGGCTTAGTGAGTTTTTACAGTGACCAATGAGGTAATGCACTGTGACAAACCTGCTAAAgattgcatttgttttcatataGTCTGATTTGAAGGAGAAACACTCATGAAAGAGTCTAAAGGAAACGTTTTAATGTTGGTTTACTTGCTGTTTTAGTCCTGGAACTGGATTAATTCTGAGTCTGCATATTACTTGAAGCCTGCATCACAAAATAACTCTTACATTTGAgcaaaatataacacatttgaCTCAATAGCATGTAC
This genomic stretch from Eleginops maclovinus isolate JMC-PN-2008 ecotype Puerto Natales chromosome 7, JC_Emac_rtc_rv5, whole genome shotgun sequence harbors:
- the LOC134866834 gene encoding kalirin-like encodes the protein MKSVREHNYIFSPLISSEGSETALLPLQPDSHGALFSLIGWLMFLVPVPYRKSLSWNTLRARKRAEAKDGAFAGVRGQENGLLRKPKETTPPPTLASPATRAKGKDVHTSDESDCDDDLDPKTGMELLNPNFIQEVAPEFLVPLSDVVCAFGETVVLCCKVCGRPKPSVTLKGPDQNPVTSNNRFTIDIRDTGDILLKICNLMPQDTGIYTCVAVNDHGSASSSASIKVQGIPAAPGRPVAQEASSTAVMIHWPPPASSAHCAVSSYTVEYRQEDSLLWQQVASSREECLQIDALIPGGHYQFRVRASNRWGVGPPSEPSNMITLPSTNSGYDGTGIQWKENFETTFSEICEIGRGRFSVVRKCLNKSTKKEVAVKFVSKKMQKKEQVAHEADVLQHVQHHQLVALLDTYESPTSLMLTMELLEDGRLLDYLVACDELMEEKVAFFIRETLEALQHLHTCRVAHLDLKPENIMVDLHSSTPGIKLIDLGDAVQLSAHRRYVHLLLGNPEFAAPELIRGTPVSVATDMWSVGVLAYVMLSGVSPFLDESPEETCVNICRLDFCFPDEYFRDVSQAARDFVSSVLQQDPRKRPSATSCLQHPWVGRGGAHGGEYSKTPLDTTRLATFIDRRKQLHDVRPITNIKGLVSSSMGNTL